In a genomic window of bacterium:
- the ccrA gene encoding crotonyl-CoA carboxylase/reductase: MTKELYQLGEIPPVGEVPKKMIAQVIRPTAFGEPKVAFKEETVDVPELRPDEVLVYVMAAGINYNNVWAALGIPIDVTKARPKDPYFPDSSGFHIGGSDASGIVYKVGSAVKNVKVGDEVVIHCGQWSQEDPLVKAGQDPMYGPSFRIWGYETNYGSFAQFTKVQDHQCLPKPKHLSWEGAAAYMLVGATAYRMLTRWQEHEVKKDDVVLIWGGAGGLGSMAIQICKAFGAKPIAVVSGDDKVEYCKNLGAVGVIDRRKFNHWGMLPHWEDTEKYNAWLAGARSFGKAIWDVLGEKKSPRIVFEHPGESTVPTSGFVCDTGGMVVICAGTTGYNATLDLRYHWMRQKRFQGSHFANDKEAKGLNDLVLEGKVDPCLSRTWTFGQTGEAHQLMRENKHPHGNMAILVNAKKEGLKNLEESKKA, translated from the coding sequence ATGACCAAAGAACTATACCAGCTCGGCGAGATTCCGCCGGTCGGCGAGGTGCCGAAGAAGATGATCGCTCAGGTGATCCGTCCCACCGCCTTCGGCGAGCCCAAGGTCGCGTTCAAGGAAGAGACCGTCGACGTGCCGGAGCTGCGGCCCGACGAAGTCCTGGTTTACGTCATGGCCGCGGGCATCAACTATAATAACGTCTGGGCGGCCCTCGGCATCCCGATCGACGTGACCAAGGCCCGGCCCAAGGACCCTTACTTCCCGGACAGCAGCGGTTTCCACATCGGGGGCAGCGACGCCTCCGGCATCGTCTATAAGGTCGGCTCGGCGGTGAAGAACGTCAAGGTCGGCGACGAGGTCGTCATCCACTGCGGCCAATGGAGCCAGGAAGATCCGCTGGTCAAGGCCGGCCAGGACCCGATGTACGGCCCCAGCTTCCGGATCTGGGGCTACGAGACCAATTACGGCAGCTTCGCCCAATTCACCAAGGTCCAAGATCATCAATGCCTGCCCAAGCCCAAGCACCTGAGCTGGGAGGGCGCGGCGGCTTACATGCTGGTCGGCGCCACCGCCTATCGGATGCTGACCCGCTGGCAGGAGCATGAAGTGAAGAAGGACGACGTCGTCCTGATCTGGGGCGGCGCCGGCGGACTCGGCTCGATGGCCATCCAGATTTGCAAGGCCTTCGGCGCCAAGCCGATCGCGGTGGTCTCGGGCGACGACAAGGTCGAATACTGCAAGAACTTGGGCGCGGTCGGCGTCATCGACCGCCGCAAGTTCAACCACTGGGGCATGCTGCCGCACTGGGAGGACACCGAGAAGTACAACGCCTGGCTGGCCGGAGCCCGCTCCTTCGGCAAGGCGATCTGGGACGTCTTGGGCGAAAAGAAGAGCCCGCGGATCGTCTTCGAGCATCCCGGCGAGTCGACGGTGCCGACCTCGGGCTTCGTCTGCGACACCGGCGGCATGGTCGTGATCTGCGCCGGCACCACCGGTTACAACGCCACCCTCGACCTCCGCTACCATTGGATGCGGCAGAAGCGCTTCCAGGGCTCGCACTTCGCCAACGACAAGGAGGCCAAGGGCCTCAACGACTTGGTGCTCGAAGGCAAGGTCGATCCCTGCCTCTCCCGCACCTGGACCTTCGGCCAGACCGGCGAGGCCCACCAGCTGATGCGCGAGAACAAGCATCCCCACGGCAACATGGCCATCTTGGTCAACGCCAAGAAAGAGGGCCTGAAGAACCTCGAGGAGAGCAAGAAGGCCTAA
- a CDS encoding DUF1622 domain-containing protein, protein MEKEVVGSIVNYSVVVIEVIGVAAILLGIVLGGIYALFRLAKGEGGVFKAYRIQIGRALQLGLEFLVAADIIRTVTVRPTLQEILALGLLVLIRTFLSWSVAVETDGRWPWQTARGAE, encoded by the coding sequence ATGGAAAAAGAAGTCGTCGGCTCCATTGTGAATTACTCGGTTGTCGTCATCGAAGTGATCGGCGTGGCGGCTATCCTCCTCGGCATCGTGCTGGGCGGAATCTACGCGCTCTTTCGCCTGGCCAAGGGCGAGGGCGGTGTTTTCAAAGCTTACCGGATCCAGATCGGGCGGGCCCTTCAGCTCGGCTTGGAATTCCTGGTGGCCGCCGACATCATCCGAACCGTCACCGTTCGCCCGACCTTGCAAGAGATTCTGGCCTTGGGCCTCTTGGTGCTGATCCGAACCTTTTTGAGCTGGTCGGTGGCGGTGGAAACCGACGGACGATGGCCCTGGCAGACGGCGAGGGGCGCCGAGTGA
- a CDS encoding arsenate reductase ArsC, with the protein MKRKILFVCVGNACRSQMAEGLARSLGGDRVLAYSAGSRPAGFVARGAIEAMAEIGIDIAGQDSKSVEEFRGQDFDAVVTMGCGDACPWVPAKRRLDWQIPDPIGQSPEFFRKVRDQIEAEVRALLETLTSL; encoded by the coding sequence ATGAAAAGAAAAATTCTCTTCGTCTGCGTGGGGAACGCCTGCCGGAGTCAGATGGCTGAAGGCTTGGCGAGAAGCCTCGGCGGAGATCGAGTCCTGGCCTACAGCGCCGGGTCGCGTCCCGCCGGCTTCGTGGCTCGTGGCGCGATTGAGGCCATGGCCGAGATCGGCATCGACATCGCGGGCCAAGACTCCAAGTCGGTCGAGGAATTCCGGGGCCAGGATTTCGACGCGGTGGTGACGATGGGCTGCGGCGACGCCTGCCCTTGGGTGCCGGCCAAGCGGCGCTTGGATTGGCAAATTCCCGATCCGATCGGGCAGTCGCCGGAGTTTTTTCGCAAGGTCCGCGACCAGATCGAAGCCGAGGTCCGCGCCCTCCTCGAAACTCTCACCTCCCTTTGA
- a CDS encoding protein meaA: MAAKRDQPWVMRTYSGHSSAKASNELYRLNLSKGQTGLSVAFDLPTQTGYDSDSVMARGEVGKVGVPISHLQDMETLFDQIPIEKMNTSMTINATAAWLLALYVALAEKRGVDSKVLQGTTQNDILKEYLSRGTYIFPPKPSIRLITDMIAYTVKNIPKWNPTNICSYHLQEAGATPMQELAYSMCNAMAYLDAVKATGQVPEADFDQVFGRLSFFVNAGVRFIEEMCKMRAMGRMWEELGKSRYGVKDEKMLRHRYGVQVNSLGLTERQPENNIQRIVLEMLAVVLSKDARARAVQLPAWNEALGLPRPWDQQWSLRIQQVIAMETDLLEYGDIFNGSPVIEAKVQELIDSAKKEIEVVQQMGGAVNAVEYMKQKLVESNAARVRAIEEGSIKVIGVNCFQETAESPLTGGRDEGILKVDESAERQQIERLKKFRAGRDEAKVRQALQELKVATEKGDNIMPPSIRAAHAGVTTGEWAQAMREVFGEYRAPTGVAGVRLAGTNEGIERAKAKVEAFQKKSGEKLRILVGKPGLDGHSNGAEQIAVRARDVGMEVIYQGIRLTPEQIVEAALQEGVHVIGLSILSGSHLALIPETLRLMKAKGLKVPVVAGGIIPDSDQKALLDQGVARVYTPKDFELNTIMEEIAEIAMSRA; this comes from the coding sequence ATGGCGGCAAAGCGCGACCAGCCTTGGGTGATGCGGACTTATTCGGGCCACAGCTCGGCCAAGGCCTCCAACGAGCTCTACCGGCTCAACCTTTCCAAGGGCCAGACCGGCCTTTCGGTGGCTTTCGATCTTCCGACTCAAACCGGCTATGACAGCGATTCGGTCATGGCCCGGGGCGAGGTCGGCAAGGTCGGCGTTCCGATCTCCCATCTCCAGGACATGGAGACCCTCTTCGACCAGATCCCGATCGAGAAGATGAACACCTCGATGACGATCAACGCCACCGCGGCTTGGCTCTTGGCCCTCTACGTCGCGCTGGCCGAGAAGCGCGGGGTCGACTCCAAGGTTTTGCAGGGAACCACCCAGAACGACATCCTGAAAGAGTACCTTTCGCGCGGCACCTACATCTTTCCGCCCAAGCCCTCGATCCGGCTGATCACCGACATGATCGCCTACACGGTGAAGAACATCCCGAAGTGGAACCCGACCAATATCTGCAGCTATCACCTGCAGGAGGCCGGCGCGACGCCGATGCAGGAGCTGGCCTATTCGATGTGCAACGCCATGGCTTATCTCGACGCGGTCAAAGCCACCGGCCAGGTGCCGGAGGCGGACTTCGATCAGGTCTTCGGCCGGCTTTCCTTCTTCGTCAATGCCGGCGTCCGCTTCATCGAGGAGATGTGCAAGATGCGGGCGATGGGCCGGATGTGGGAAGAGCTCGGCAAAAGCCGCTACGGCGTCAAAGACGAAAAGATGCTGCGTCATCGCTATGGTGTCCAAGTCAACTCGCTGGGCCTCACCGAGCGCCAGCCCGAGAACAACATCCAGCGCATCGTCTTGGAGATGCTGGCGGTGGTCTTGAGCAAGGACGCCCGGGCCCGGGCCGTTCAGCTCCCGGCCTGGAACGAGGCCTTGGGCCTGCCGCGGCCTTGGGACCAGCAGTGGTCGCTCCGCATCCAGCAGGTCATCGCGATGGAGACCGACCTGCTCGAGTACGGCGACATCTTCAACGGCTCGCCGGTGATCGAGGCCAAGGTCCAAGAGTTGATCGACTCGGCCAAGAAAGAGATCGAAGTGGTCCAGCAGATGGGCGGGGCGGTCAACGCGGTCGAATACATGAAGCAGAAATTGGTCGAGTCCAACGCCGCCCGGGTCCGGGCCATCGAGGAGGGCTCGATCAAGGTCATCGGCGTCAATTGCTTCCAAGAGACGGCCGAGAGTCCGCTGACCGGCGGCCGCGACGAGGGCATCCTCAAGGTCGACGAGTCGGCCGAGCGCCAACAGATCGAGCGCCTGAAAAAGTTCCGCGCCGGCCGCGACGAAGCCAAGGTCCGGCAGGCCCTCCAGGAGTTGAAGGTCGCCACTGAGAAGGGCGACAACATCATGCCGCCCTCGATCAGGGCCGCCCATGCCGGCGTCACCACCGGCGAATGGGCCCAAGCCATGCGCGAGGTCTTCGGCGAATACCGCGCCCCGACCGGCGTCGCCGGCGTCCGCTTGGCCGGCACCAATGAGGGGATCGAAAGGGCCAAGGCCAAGGTCGAGGCTTTCCAGAAAAAATCGGGCGAGAAGCTGCGGATCCTGGTCGGCAAGCCCGGCTTGGACGGCCACAGCAACGGCGCCGAGCAGATCGCGGTCCGGGCCCGCGACGTCGGGATGGAAGTCATCTACCAGGGAATTCGCCTGACGCCGGAGCAGATCGTCGAGGCCGCCTTGCAAGAGGGTGTCCACGTCATCGGCCTGAGCATCCTCTCGGGCTCGCATCTGGCGCTGATCCCCGAGACTCTGCGCCTGATGAAGGCGAAGGGCCTCAAGGTCCCGGTCGTCGCCGGCGGCATCATCCCCGACTCCGACCAAAAAGCCCTGCTTGACCAAGGTGTCGCCCGCGTCTACACGCCCAAGGATTTCGAATTGAACACCATCATGGAAGAGATCGCGGAAATCGCGATGTCCCGTGCTTAA
- a CDS encoding phosphoribosyltransferase family protein, whose product MKFPEKLNKIGPTETVRRELRALDRESDPELRLSGLLSLGRRLLGRNETPAALRIFQIVKSESAETFPELAGQAEREIAAIEGRGAFGQRAEFLSRQFFREASSPAGLIAMAGSQAVFGLTRAALLSRLASRSFGARALASTGAFALEAPSFVAFTRAARAAGGEKQDWSRQALGEETAASFLTLGALKLGAWAGGSRPGLTTASTLGGILLGHRLEEWAGLRPPADGAMALTEGLTTLLHFKVAGRLLGSALGPRWAAFQQELHWRGEGRSGPGWELAPAWRSLAPAGGPAAFPAPPILRMQGLGSPETILRGKLLQEAPKPVQKRIEEIKAGLEFSEQAVLWQLVQEMAGRGRQALSDAEKKFLLTLAHRQLDEYSKPPHEYYQAYQIFTLLQDFPGLRRLADVVEEGNAHRRLALWMLEDYNRAFGSSDRDADFFQGLHRAVFQQVGEFAAKHGYPKPNTFMLDRTAANLKQLAASYDLVLAIAKGGLSSGGVAEFLDIPVKVVDIHAHNRKKPTSKFVGEVRTEEIAGKRILFVDKDIVSGASIEEALRLISPYRPAAVGAYFNHEPARIVSQSTLQELRNRGIALHFPNEIEAPSSTLAIFHHAHEKLNTPLGRLRRASRELQELLGEEARPYLEREERAFFALNPLVPGVLRIRASMMMRLEGVVQSYRDALKFDPGHAQNYAFDILRSNPVFPVGSVDELARARYYGKGIEAAEDYGLANVHGPHSYVAAFNAAQKTVKRGHELALIVGPEGFAYAPIFHDLGLETLAVNIGEANPAGKRPVEALDDLSRLRGKKVLVVEDDVHSGEPLRSLLAEIKPYRPSALNLYLGLPAFRQNLENVPPGFRKVYITEEYRKEDEAAFLKHLKKRESLFKDEGPGLDL is encoded by the coding sequence ATGAAATTCCCGGAAAAGTTGAACAAAATCGGGCCGACCGAGACGGTCCGCCGCGAGCTGCGCGCTTTGGACCGCGAAAGCGACCCCGAGCTGCGCTTGAGCGGCCTGCTCTCCCTCGGCCGCCGCCTGCTCGGCCGCAACGAAACGCCGGCGGCGCTGCGAATCTTTCAAATCGTCAAGAGCGAAAGCGCGGAAACCTTCCCCGAGCTGGCCGGCCAAGCCGAGCGCGAAATCGCCGCGATCGAGGGCCGTGGAGCTTTCGGCCAGCGGGCTGAATTCCTGAGCCGGCAATTCTTCCGCGAAGCCAGCTCGCCCGCGGGTCTCATCGCCATGGCCGGCTCTCAAGCCGTCTTTGGGCTGACCCGCGCGGCCCTGCTCTCCCGGCTCGCCTCGCGGAGTTTCGGCGCCCGGGCCTTGGCCTCGACCGGAGCCTTTGCCCTGGAAGCGCCGAGCTTCGTGGCTTTCACACGAGCTGCCAGGGCCGCCGGCGGCGAAAAGCAGGACTGGAGCCGGCAAGCTCTCGGCGAGGAAACCGCCGCCAGCTTCCTCACTTTGGGCGCCTTGAAGCTCGGCGCTTGGGCCGGCGGAAGCCGGCCGGGTCTGACCACCGCTTCAACTTTGGGCGGAATTCTGCTGGGCCACCGGCTGGAAGAATGGGCCGGCCTCCGGCCGCCGGCCGATGGAGCCATGGCCCTGACCGAAGGATTGACCACCCTCCTCCATTTCAAGGTCGCCGGACGCTTGCTCGGCTCGGCCTTGGGGCCGCGTTGGGCGGCCTTCCAACAGGAGCTGCATTGGCGCGGCGAGGGCCGGAGCGGACCGGGCTGGGAGCTTGCTCCAGCCTGGCGAAGCTTGGCGCCGGCAGGCGGACCCGCGGCATTCCCGGCCCCGCCAATCCTAAGGATGCAAGGCTTGGGGAGCCCAGAGACGATCCTCCGGGGAAAACTGCTCCAGGAGGCTCCGAAGCCGGTTCAAAAACGCATCGAGGAAATCAAAGCCGGATTGGAATTTTCGGAACAGGCCGTGCTTTGGCAGCTGGTCCAGGAGATGGCCGGCCGGGGCCGGCAAGCTTTATCGGACGCCGAGAAAAAGTTTTTGCTCACCCTGGCCCACCGCCAGCTCGATGAATATTCGAAGCCGCCCCATGAGTATTACCAAGCCTATCAAATCTTCACGCTGCTACAGGATTTTCCGGGACTTCGCCGCCTGGCCGACGTGGTCGAGGAGGGAAATGCTCACAGGCGCCTGGCGCTTTGGATGTTGGAAGATTACAACCGGGCTTTTGGCAGCTCCGATCGAGATGCCGATTTCTTCCAGGGCCTGCACCGGGCGGTCTTCCAACAAGTCGGCGAATTTGCCGCCAAGCACGGCTATCCCAAGCCGAACACCTTCATGCTGGACCGCACGGCCGCCAATTTGAAGCAGCTGGCTGCCTCTTACGACTTGGTGCTGGCCATCGCCAAAGGCGGCCTATCCTCCGGCGGCGTCGCCGAATTTTTGGATATTCCGGTCAAGGTCGTCGACATCCATGCCCACAACCGAAAAAAACCGACCTCGAAATTCGTCGGCGAGGTTCGAACCGAGGAGATCGCGGGCAAGCGAATTCTTTTCGTCGACAAGGACATCGTCAGCGGCGCGTCGATCGAAGAGGCCCTGCGTTTGATCTCCCCTTACCGGCCCGCGGCGGTCGGAGCTTACTTCAACCATGAGCCTGCCAGGATCGTCAGCCAGTCGACGCTCCAAGAGCTGCGGAATCGCGGCATTGCCCTTCACTTCCCGAACGAGATCGAAGCGCCCTCCTCGACCTTGGCGATCTTCCACCACGCCCACGAGAAGCTGAACACGCCATTGGGAAGGCTCCGCCGGGCCAGCCGGGAGCTGCAGGAGCTGTTGGGAGAAGAGGCTCGACCCTATTTGGAAAGGGAGGAAAGAGCCTTCTTCGCCCTGAATCCCTTGGTGCCGGGGGTCCTAAGAATCCGCGCGTCGATGATGATGCGCCTCGAAGGCGTGGTGCAAAGCTACCGGGACGCGTTGAAATTCGATCCGGGCCACGCTCAAAACTACGCATTCGACATTCTTCGAAGCAATCCGGTCTTTCCGGTCGGCTCGGTCGACGAGTTGGCCCGGGCCCGCTACTACGGAAAAGGCATCGAAGCCGCGGAGGATTACGGCCTGGCGAACGTTCACGGCCCTCACTCCTACGTGGCCGCCTTCAACGCCGCCCAAAAGACGGTCAAGCGAGGCCATGAGCTGGCCTTGATCGTCGGTCCGGAGGGCTTCGCCTACGCGCCGATCTTCCACGATCTGGGCTTGGAAACTTTGGCGGTGAACATTGGCGAGGCCAATCCGGCCGGAAAGCGCCCGGTCGAGGCTTTGGACGATTTATCGCGCTTGCGCGGGAAGAAGGTCCTGGTCGTCGAGGATGACGTCCACTCGGGCGAGCCGCTGCGGAGCCTGCTCGCCGAAATCAAGCCCTACCGGCCATCCGCCTTGAACCTCTACCTCGGCTTGCCGGCTTTCCGGCAAAATCTGGAAAACGTCCCGCCCGGATTCAGAAAGGTCTACATCACCGAGGAATACCGGAAAGAGGACGAAGCCGCCTTCCTCAAGCATTTGAAGAAACGCGAGTCGCTCTTCAAGGACGAAGGGCCCGGCCTCGATCTTTAA
- the cfa gene encoding cyclopropane fatty acyl phospholipid synthase: MKVLALPRLPLRLFSAAEKVQQLFAKAGVRIGGRRPWDIQVSNEKFFDRALAEGNLGLGESYVDGWWECERLDELFHRLLRAKIEEEILPWPFILDVVKSRVLNWQSRSRSSSNARRHYDIGEDVYAKMLDRRRVYSCGYWKGAANLDQAQVAKLELSCRKLDLKPGMRLLDIGCGWGSLAQYAAEKHRVEVVGITVSKNQFHYAKRHVAAKRVEIRLQDYRDLPPEKFDRIVSIGMFEHVGYKNYSRFMTVAADRLRDDGLFLLHTIGGNRSTTRIDPWVQRYVFPNAMLPSIAQIGAAAEGRFIMEDWHNFGPDYDRTLMAWWENFENGWSELSGRYSKRFHRMWKYYLLTCAAAFRARELQVWQILLSKGVAKAPARRIG; this comes from the coding sequence ATGAAAGTCCTGGCCCTGCCCCGGCTGCCGCTTCGCCTCTTCTCGGCCGCCGAAAAAGTGCAGCAGCTTTTCGCCAAGGCCGGAGTGCGGATCGGCGGCCGCCGTCCCTGGGATATCCAAGTCTCCAACGAGAAATTCTTCGATCGAGCCCTGGCCGAGGGAAACCTGGGCTTGGGTGAATCCTATGTGGACGGGTGGTGGGAGTGCGAGCGCTTGGACGAGCTTTTTCACCGGCTGCTTCGGGCCAAGATCGAAGAGGAAATCTTGCCATGGCCCTTTATCCTCGACGTCGTCAAGTCGCGGGTCTTGAATTGGCAAAGCCGGAGCCGTTCCTCCTCCAATGCCCGCCGGCATTACGACATCGGCGAGGACGTTTACGCCAAGATGCTCGACCGGCGCCGAGTATACTCCTGCGGCTATTGGAAAGGCGCCGCCAACCTCGACCAAGCCCAGGTCGCCAAGCTGGAGCTGAGCTGCCGGAAGCTCGACTTGAAGCCGGGGATGCGGCTGCTCGACATCGGCTGCGGATGGGGCAGCTTGGCCCAGTACGCCGCCGAGAAGCACCGGGTCGAGGTGGTCGGCATCACCGTCTCCAAGAATCAATTCCACTATGCCAAACGCCACGTCGCCGCTAAGCGCGTCGAGATCCGGCTTCAGGATTACCGCGATTTGCCGCCCGAAAAGTTCGACCGCATCGTCTCGATCGGCATGTTTGAGCATGTCGGCTACAAGAATTACAGCCGTTTCATGACGGTCGCCGCCGACCGCTTGCGGGACGACGGGCTCTTCCTCCTCCACACCATCGGCGGGAACCGCTCGACCACTCGCATCGATCCTTGGGTCCAGCGCTACGTCTTTCCCAATGCGATGCTGCCCTCGATCGCCCAGATCGGAGCCGCCGCCGAAGGCCGGTTCATCATGGAGGACTGGCACAATTTCGGGCCGGACTACGACCGGACCTTGATGGCTTGGTGGGAGAATTTCGAAAATGGCTGGAGCGAATTGAGCGGACGATACTCCAAGCGCTTCCATCGAATGTGGAAGTATTACTTGCTCACCTGCGCCGCGGCTTTCCGAGCCCGCGAGCTGCAGGTGTGGCAGATCCTGCTTTCCAAGGGAGTCGCCAAGGCTCCCGCTCGCCGTATCGGCTAG